A region of Arabidopsis thaliana chromosome 5, partial sequence DNA encodes the following proteins:
- a CDS encoding uncharacterized protein (unknown protein; FUNCTIONS IN: molecular_function unknown; INVOLVED IN: response to karrikin; LOCATED IN: cellular_component unknown; EXPRESSED IN: 21 plant structures; EXPRESSED DURING: 11 growth stages; BEST Arabidopsis thaliana protein match is: unknown protein (TAIR:AT3G12320.1).) yields the protein MDRYSRRNLEDLVVPNYQETSDSYPSPDMWGTGWSMNSSEAAEKCFDYDVIHNGFSGGLYSQMEMDMGTSEQVEEETKKLKASGCFDRSLHDFDEIQHMDDMFLSSILEDVPGNENFLSFKESDNNNSSSSSYLDTTDGREVPLFHYNWETCQDMPLMEEDAPMNLCEENKEEASAEEVVLQDLQRATEMLTDDTRKCFRDTFYRLAKNSQQNSNDSSPSMTFLSVGKLNLKPNSIDRAVANLTFNKMESNMRNMPPPKRLSSVQG from the exons ATGGATCGTTATTCGAGGAGGAATTTAGAGGATCTTGTTGTGCCTAACTATCAAGAGACATCAGATTCGTACCCTTCTCCTGATATGTGGGGTACTGGATGGAGCATGAACTCTTCAGAAGCTGCtgagaaatgttttgattatgATGTGATTCACAATGGTTTCAGTGGAGGATTATACAGTCAGATGGAGATGGATATGGGAACTAGTGaacaagtagaagaagaaactaagaaGTTAAAGGCTAGTGGTTGTTTTGACCGTTCGCttcatgattttgatgaaatccAACACATGGATGACATGTTCTT AAGTTCCATTTTGGAGGATGTTCCAGGGAATGagaattttctttctttcaaggAGTCGGATAATAACAACAGCTCCAGTTCCTCCTATCTCGACACAACTGATGGCAGGGAAGTCCCTTTGTTCCATTACAACTGGGAAACTTGTCAAGATATGCCACTTATG GAGGAGGATGCACCTATGAATCTGTGTGAGGAGAACAAGGAGGAGGCATCTGCTGAAGAAGTTGTGTTGCAGGATCTACAAAGGGCTACAGAAATG tTGACTGATGATACCCGCAAGTGCTTCCGCGATACCTTTTACCGGCTTGCAAAGAACTCACAACAGAA TTCTAATGACTCATCACCATCTATGACGTTTTTGTCAGTAGGGAAACTGAATTTGAAACCAAACTCAATCGACAGAGCCGTGGCCAATCTCACATTCAACAAGATGGAATCCAACATGAGAAATATGCCTCCACCGAAGAGACTTTCTTCTGTTCAAGGATAA
- a CDS encoding uncharacterized protein (unknown protein; BEST Arabidopsis thaliana protein match is: unknown protein (TAIR:AT3G12320.1); Has 30201 Blast hits to 17322 proteins in 780 species: Archae - 12; Bacteria - 1396; Metazoa - 17338; Fungi - 3422; Plants - 5037; Viruses - 0; Other Eukaryotes - 2996 (source: NCBI BLink).), whose translation MDRYSRRNLEDLVVPNYQETSDSYPSPDMWGTGWSMNSSEAAEKCFDYDVIHNGFSGGLYSQMEMDMGTSEQVEEETKKLKASGCFDRSLHDFDEIQHMDDMFLSSILEDVPGNENFLSFKESDNNNSSSSSYLDTTDGREVPLFHYNWETCQDMPLMEEDAPMNLCEENKEEASAEEVVLQDLQRATEMLTDDTRKCFRDTFYRLAKNSQQKSDSNSDEFLEDRTSRETEFETKLNRQSRGQSHIQQDGIQHEKYASTEETFFCSRIREFHHIW comes from the exons ATGGATCGTTATTCGAGGAGGAATTTAGAGGATCTTGTTGTGCCTAACTATCAAGAGACATCAGATTCGTACCCTTCTCCTGATATGTGGGGTACTGGATGGAGCATGAACTCTTCAGAAGCTGCtgagaaatgttttgattatgATGTGATTCACAATGGTTTCAGTGGAGGATTATACAGTCAGATGGAGATGGATATGGGAACTAGTGaacaagtagaagaagaaactaagaaGTTAAAGGCTAGTGGTTGTTTTGACCGTTCGCttcatgattttgatgaaatccAACACATGGATGACATGTTCTT AAGTTCCATTTTGGAGGATGTTCCAGGGAATGagaattttctttctttcaaggAGTCGGATAATAACAACAGCTCCAGTTCCTCCTATCTCGACACAACTGATGGCAGGGAAGTCCCTTTGTTCCATTACAACTGGGAAACTTGTCAAGATATGCCACTTATG GAGGAGGATGCACCTATGAATCTGTGTGAGGAGAACAAGGAGGAGGCATCTGCTGAAGAAGTTGTGTTGCAGGATCTACAAAGGGCTACAGAAATG tTGACTGATGATACCCGCAAGTGCTTCCGCGATACCTTTTACCGGCTTGCAAAGAACTCACAACAGAAGTCAGACTCCAACTCGGATGAGTTCCTTGAGGATAGAACCAG TAGGGAAACTGAATTTGAAACCAAACTCAATCGACAGAGCCGTGGCCAATCTCACATTCAACAAGATGGAATCCAACATGAGAAATATGCCTCCACCGAAGAGACTTTCTTCTGTTCAAGGATAAGAGAGTTTCATCATATTTGGTAA
- a CDS encoding plant/protein (DUF810) (CONTAINS InterPro DOMAIN/s: Munc13 homology 1 (InterPro:IPR014770), Protein of unknown function DUF810 (InterPro:IPR008528), Mammalian uncoordinated homology 13, domain 2 (InterPro:IPR014772); BEST Arabidopsis thaliana protein match is: Protein of unknown function (DUF810) (TAIR:AT4G11670.1); Has 30201 Blast hits to 17322 proteins in 780 species: Archae - 12; Bacteria - 1396; Metazoa - 17338; Fungi - 3422; Plants - 5037; Viruses - 0; Other Eukaryotes - 2996 (source: NCBI BLink).) yields the protein MEEENAVEILQRYRRDRRKLLDFMLAGSLIKKVIMPPGAVTLDDVDLDQVSVDYVINCAKKGGMLELAEAIRDYHDHIGLPYMNSVGTADEFFLATIPESSGSPPKRAPPPIPVLISSSSPMVTNPEWCESPSAPPLMRSESFDSPKAQELTVDDIDDFEDDDDLDEVGNFRISRRTANDAADLVPRLPSFATGITDDDLRETAFEILLACAGASGGLIVPSKEKKKEKSRSRLIKKLGRKSESVSQSQSSSGLVSLLEMMRGQMEISEAMDIRTRQGLLNALAGKVGKRMDSLLVPLELLCCVSRTEFSDKKAYLRWQKRQLNMLAEGLINNPVVGFGESGRKATDLKSLLLRIEESESLPSSAGEVQRAECLKSLREVAISLAERPARGDLTGEVCHWADGYHLNVRLYEKLLLCVFDILNDGKLTEEVEEILELLKSTWRVLGITETIHYTCYAWVLFRQYVITSERGLLRHAIQQLKKIPLKEQRGPQERLHLKTLKCRVDNEEISFLESFLSPIRSWADKQLGDYHLHFAEGSLVMEDTVTVAMITWRLLLEESDRAMHSNSSDREQIESYVLSSIKNTFTRMSLAIDRSDRNNEHHLALLAEETKKLMKKDSTIFMPILSQRHPQAIAFSASLIHKLYGNKLKPFLDGAEHLTEDAVSVFPAADSLEQYLLELMTSVCGEDTSGPYFKKLIPYEVESLSGTLVLRWINSQLGRILSWVERAYKQEHWDPISPQQRYGSSIVEVFRIVEETVDQFFALKVPMRSIELSALFRGIDNAFQVYTNHVMEKLASKDDLVPPVPVLTRYKKETAIKVFVKKELFDSKHLDERRSINIDVPATAMLCVQLNTLHYAVSQLSKLEDSMWLRWIAKKPREKIVIRKSMVEKSKSFNQKESFEGSRKDINAALDRICEFTGTKIIFCDLREPFIENLYKPNVSQSRLEGLIEALDTELGQLCSVIMEPLRDRIVTSLLQASLDGLLRVLLDGGASRVFHPSESKLLEEDVEVLKEFFISGGDGLPRGVVENQVARVRLVVKLHGYETRELIDDLRSRSSLEMQQGGKGKLGADTQTLVRVLCHRNDSEASQFLKKQYKIPRSHG from the exons ATGGAAGa AGAAAATGCTGTCGAGATTCTTCAGAGATATCGCCGGGATAGGCGGAAGCTATTGGATTTTATGTTGGCTGGTAGCTTAATCAAGAAAGTTATAATGCCTCCTGGTGCTGTGACTCTTGACGATGTTGATTTAGATCAAGTTAGTGTTGATTATGTCATTAACTGTGCTAAGAAAG GTGGAATGCTCGAACTCGCTGAAGCGATTCGGGACTATCATGATCACATTGGATTGCCTTATATG AACAGCGTGGGTACTGCTGATGAATTCTTTTTGGCTACAATTCCTGAATCTTCTGGCTCACCTCCAAAAAGGGCCCCACCGCCTATTCCTGTATTAATTTCCTCATCTTCTCCCATGGTTACAAATCCCGAGTGGTGTGAGTCACCATCTGCGCCACCATTGATGCGATCAGAATCTTTTGATTCACCAAAAGCTCAAGAGCTGACTGTTGATGACattgatgattttgaagacgatgatgatctTGATGAAGTTGGTAATTTCAGGATCTCTAGGCGGACTGCAAATGATGCTGCTGATCTTGTGCCAAGACTGCCCTCCTTTGCGACTG GTATTACCGATGATGATCTCCGTGAAACTGCATTTGAAATACTTTTGGCTTGCGCTGGAGCTTCAGG AGGTCTCATAGTAccatcaaaagagaaaaagaaggagaaaagcAGGTCTAGGCTGATTAAGAAGCTTGGTCGCAAAAGTGAGAGTGTTTCTCAATCTCAGAGCTCATCAGGATTGGTTTCTCTTTTAGAAATGATGCGGGGCCAAATGGAG ATTTCTGAGGCCATGGACATCAGAACAAGACAAGGGTTGCTTAATGCCCTAGCGGGAAAAGTTGGCAAAAGAATGGACAGCCTCCTGGTGCCTTTAGAATTGCTATGTTGCGTGTCTCGTACCGAGTTCTCTGACAAGAAAGCATACTTACGCTGGCAGAAAAGGCAG TTAAACATGTTAGCAGAGGGGCTCATTAACAATCCAGTTGTTGGATTTGGAGAATCAGGTCGTAAGGCAACTGACCTGAAGAGTCTTCTGCTAAGGATTGAAGAATCAGAG TCTCTTCCATCCTCAGCTGGAGAAGTGCAAAGAGCAGAATGTTTAAAATCTCTTAGAGAAGTTGCTATCTCACTTGCTGAGAGACCGGCTCGTGGTGATTTGACGGGTGAAGTCTGCCATTGGGCTGATGGCTATCATTTGAATGTCAGACTATATGAAAAATTGCTTCTCTGTGTCTTTGACATATTGAATGATGGGAAGCTCACAGAG gaagttgaagaaattCTTGAGCTTTTGAAGTCAACATGGCGTGTTCTCGGAATTACAGAGACCATCCATTACACATGCTATGCTTGGGTTTTGTTTCGACAG TATGTCATTACTAGTGAACGAGGACTTCTGCGACATGCTATTCAGCAGCTGAAGAAGATCCCACTAAAAGAACAACGAGGGCCTCAAGAGCGTTTACACTTGAAAACCTTGAAGTGTAGGGTTGATAATGAAGAGATATCCTTCCTGGAGTCCTTCTTGTCACCTATACGGAGTTGGGCCGATAAGCAGCTGGGCGACTACCATCTGCATTTTGCCGAG GGTTCACTTGTCATGGAGGATACAGTCACAGTTGCAATGATAACTTGGAGGCTCTTGTTGGAGGAATCTGATCGA GCGATGCATTCTAACTCTTCAGATCGAGAGCAAATTGAATCCTACGTTTTATCTTCCATCAAGAATACGTTCACAAGG ATGTCACTTGCCATTGATAGATCAGACAGAAATAATGAGCACCATTTGGCATTGCTTGCTGAGGAGACTAAGAAACTTATGAAAAAGGACTCTACCATCTTTATGCCAATTTTATCTCAGAGGCACCCACAGGCAATTGCGTTTTCTGCATCCCTTATTCACAAGCTTTATGGGAACAAGTTG AAACCTTTTCTTGATGGTGCTGAACACTTGACTGAGGACGCTGTCTCTGTTTTTCCTGCGGCTGATAGCCTTGAGCAATATTTACTGGAGTTAATGACTTCTGTCTGCGGAGAGGATACAAGTGGACCttacttcaaaaaattaattccATATGAG GTCGAATCCCTCTCTGGCACATTGGTTTTGAGATGGATCAATTCACAACTGGGGAGAATTTTAAGCTGGGTGGAGCGAGCTTATAAACAAGAG CATTGGGACCCAATATCACCTCAACAGCGGTATGGGAGCTCAATTGTCGAAGTTTTCAGGATTGTAGAAGAG ACTGTTGATCAATTTTTTGCGCTGAAAGTTCCAATGAGATCCATTGAACTAAGTGCTTTATTTCGTGGCATTGACAATGCATTTCAAGTATATACTAACCATGTCATGGAGAAGCTAG CTAGCAAGGATGATTTGGTTCCACCTGTACCTGTTCTTACTCGTTACAAGAAGGAAACAGCAATCAAGGTTTTTGTTAAGAAGGAACTATTCGACTCAAAACACCTTGATGAGAGAAGGTCGATTAACATTGATGTTCCTGCAACCGCTATGCTTTGCGTTCAGCTCAATACTTTACAT TATGCTGTTAGTCAACTGAGCAAGTTAGAAGACAGCATGTGGCTACGCTGGATAGCAAAAAAACCTCGTGAAAAGATTGTCATCA GAAAATCTATGGTTGAGAAATCCAAGAGTTTTAACCAGAAGGAATCTTTTGAGGGGAGTAGAAAAGATATCAATGCAGCTCTGGATCGTATTTGCGAGTTTACTG GAACCAAGATTATCTTCTGCGATTTAAGGGAGCcatttattgaaaatttgtataaGCCAAATGTTTCTCAATCAAGATTGGAAGGATTAATCGAAGCCCTAGACACG GAACTTGGACAGCTATGTAGTGTCATAATGGAGCCATTGAGGGATCGGATAGTCACCAGCCTGCTCCAAGCATCACTT GATGGGTTGCTTCGTGTACTATTAGATGGAGGCGCGTCTCGTGTATTTCATCCAAGCGAGTCAAAGCTGTTAGAAGAAGATGTAGAGGTCTTAAAG GAATTCTTTATTTCTGGTGGGGATGGACTTCCGAGAGGAGTGGTTGAAAACCAAGTAGCCAGAGTTCGTCTTGTTGTAAAGTTGCACGGATATGAG ACACGGGAGCTTATTGATGACTTGAGGTCTAGAAGCAGTCTAGAGATGCAGCAAGGAGGAAAAGGCAAACTTGGAGCGGACACCCAAACATTGGTACGAGTGCTTTGCCACAGAAACGATTCAGAGGCATCTCAGTTTCTGAAAAAACAGTACAAAATCCCAAGATCCCACGGGTAA
- a CDS encoding uncharacterized protein (unknown protein; BEST Arabidopsis thaliana protein match is: unknown protein (TAIR:AT3G12320.1); Has 30 Blast hits to 29 proteins in 7 species: Archae - 0; Bacteria - 0; Metazoa - 2; Fungi - 0; Plants - 28; Viruses - 0; Other Eukaryotes - 0 (source: NCBI BLink).), protein MDRYSRRNLEDLVVPNYQETSDSYPSPDMWGTGWSMNSSEAAEKCFDYDVIHNGFSGGLYSQMEMDMGTSEQVEEETKKLKASGCFDRSLHDFDEIQHMDDMFLSSILEDVPGNENFLSFKESDNNNSSSSSYLDTTDGREVPLFHYNWETCQDMPLMEEDAPMNLCEENKEEASAEEVVLQDLQRATEMLTDDTRKCFRDTFYRLAKNSQQKSDSNSDEFLEDRTRETEFETKLNRQSRGQSHIQQDGIQHEKYASTEETFFCSRIREFHHIW, encoded by the exons ATGGATCGTTATTCGAGGAGGAATTTAGAGGATCTTGTTGTGCCTAACTATCAAGAGACATCAGATTCGTACCCTTCTCCTGATATGTGGGGTACTGGATGGAGCATGAACTCTTCAGAAGCTGCtgagaaatgttttgattatgATGTGATTCACAATGGTTTCAGTGGAGGATTATACAGTCAGATGGAGATGGATATGGGAACTAGTGaacaagtagaagaagaaactaagaaGTTAAAGGCTAGTGGTTGTTTTGACCGTTCGCttcatgattttgatgaaatccAACACATGGATGACATGTTCTT AAGTTCCATTTTGGAGGATGTTCCAGGGAATGagaattttctttctttcaaggAGTCGGATAATAACAACAGCTCCAGTTCCTCCTATCTCGACACAACTGATGGCAGGGAAGTCCCTTTGTTCCATTACAACTGGGAAACTTGTCAAGATATGCCACTTATG GAGGAGGATGCACCTATGAATCTGTGTGAGGAGAACAAGGAGGAGGCATCTGCTGAAGAAGTTGTGTTGCAGGATCTACAAAGGGCTACAGAAATG tTGACTGATGATACCCGCAAGTGCTTCCGCGATACCTTTTACCGGCTTGCAAAGAACTCACAACAGAAGTCAGACTCCAACTCGGATGAGTTCCTTGAGGATAGAACCAG GGAAACTGAATTTGAAACCAAACTCAATCGACAGAGCCGTGGCCAATCTCACATTCAACAAGATGGAATCCAACATGAGAAATATGCCTCCACCGAAGAGACTTTCTTCTGTTCAAGGATAAGAGAGTTTCATCATATTTGGTAA
- the ST2B gene encoding sulfotransferase 2B (sulfotransferase 2B (ST2B); CONTAINS InterPro DOMAIN/s: Sulfotransferase domain (InterPro:IPR000863); BEST Arabidopsis thaliana protein match is: sulfotransferase 2A (TAIR:AT5G07010.1); Has 2767 Blast hits to 2724 proteins in 192 species: Archae - 0; Bacteria - 213; Metazoa - 1685; Fungi - 1; Plants - 536; Viruses - 0; Other Eukaryotes - 332 (source: NCBI BLink).) produces the protein MAIPSFSMCHKPELLKEGKSEGQEEEGLSYEFQEMLDSLPKERGRRNRYLYLFQGFRCQAKEIQAITSFQKHFQSLPDDVVLATIPKSGTTWLKALTFTILTRHRFDPVSSSSSDHPLLTSNPHDLVPFFEYKLYANGNVPDLSGLASPRTFATHVPFGALKDSVENPSVKVVYLCRNPFDTFISMWHYINNITSESVSAVLLDEAFDLYCRGLLIGFGPFWEHMLGYWRESLKRPEKVLFLKYEDLKEDIETNLKKLASFLGLPFTEEEEQKGVVKAIADLCSFENLKKLEVNKSSKLIQNYENRFLFRKGEVSDLVNYLSPSQVERLSALVDDKLAGSGLTFRLS, from the coding sequence ATGGCGATCCCAAGTTTCTCCATGTGTCACAAGCCCGAGCTCCTTAAGGAAGGCAAAAGCGAAggccaagaagaagaagggctAAGCTACGAGTTCCAAGAGATGTTGGACTCTCTTCCTAAGGAGAGAGGACGGAGAAATCGTTACCTTTACTTATTCCAAGGGTTTCGGTGCCAAGCTAAGGAGATTCAAGCTATCACGTCtttccaaaaacattttcagTCCCTTCCAGACGACGTTGTCCTCGCCACCATACCTAAATCTGGCACAACCTGGTTAAAAGCTTTAACTTTCACCATCCTTACCCGTCATCGGTTTGATCCGGTTTCCTCATCAAGTTCCGACCACCCTCTTCTCACATCCAACCCTCACGACCTCGTACCTTTCTTCGAGTACAAGCTTTACGCCAACGGAAATGTTCCCGATCTCTCGGGTCTAGCCAGTCCAAGAACATTCGCAACCCACGTACCGTTCGGTGCCCTTAAGGATTCGGTCGAGAATCCCAGTGTGAAGGTTGTGTACCTGTGCCGGAACCCGTTTGACACATTCATCTCCATGTGGCATtacatcaacaacatcacTTCCGAGTCAGTGAGCGCAGTCTTGCTAGACGAAGCTTTTGATCTATATTGCCGGGGATTACTGATCGGATTTGGCCCGTTTTGGGAACACATGTTGGGATACTGGAGAGAGAGCTTGAAGAGGCCAGAGAAAgtcttatttttaaagtacGAGGATCTCAAAGAAGACATCGAGACcaacttgaagaagctagcAAGTTTCTTAGGACTTCCTTTCAccgaagaagaggaacaaaagGGAGTTGTGAAAGCTATCGCTGATCTGTGTAGCTttgagaatctgaagaagtTGGAGGTGAACAAGTCAAGCAAATTGATCCAGAACTATGAGAACCGGTTCTTGTTTAGGAAAGGAGAAGTGAGTGATTTGGTTAACTATTTGTCGCCATCACAAGTGGAAAGATTGTCAGCCTTAGTGGATGACAAGTTAGCTGGATCTGGTCTCACTTTCAGATTGAGTTAA
- a CDS encoding MIZU-KUSSEI-like protein (Protein of unknown function, DUF617) (Protein of unknown function, DUF617; FUNCTIONS IN: molecular_function unknown; INVOLVED IN: biological_process unknown; LOCATED IN: chloroplast; CONTAINS InterPro DOMAIN/s: Protein of unknown function DUF617, plant (InterPro:IPR006460); BEST Arabidopsis thaliana protein match is: Protein of unknown function, DUF617 (TAIR:AT2G21990.1); Has 1807 Blast hits to 1807 proteins in 277 species: Archae - 0; Bacteria - 0; Metazoa - 736; Fungi - 347; Plants - 385; Viruses - 0; Other Eukaryotes - 339 (source: NCBI BLink).) → MATPPLTPRMMTPTTMSPLGSPKSKKSTATVRPEITLEQPSGRNKTTGSKSTKLFRRVRSVFRSLPIMSPMCKFPVGGGGRLHENHVHGGTRVTGTLFGYRKTRVNLAVQENPRSLPILLLELAIPTGKLLQDLGVGLVRIALECEKKPSEKTKIIDEPIWALYCNGKKSGYGVKRQPTEEDLVVMQMLHAVSMGAGVLPVSSGAITEQSGGGGGGQQEGDLTYMRAHFERVIGSRDSETYYMMNPDGNSGPELSIFFVRV, encoded by the coding sequence ATGGCAACACCACCGTTAACGCCAAGAATGATGACTCCAACAACAATGTCGCCTCTCGGGAGTCCAAAGTCGAAGAAGTCAACGGCGACGGTACGACCGGAGATCACGTTGGAGCAACCATctggaagaaacaaaacaaccgGCTCCAAATCGACGAAACTCTTCCGACGTGTTAGGTCTGTGTTCAGATCACTTCCGATCATGTCTCCGATGTGTAAATTTCCcgtaggaggaggaggaagactCCACGAGAATCACGTTCATGGAGGAACACGTGTCACGGGAACGTTGTTTGGTTACCGCAAAACGCGTGTGAATCTAGCGGTTCAAGAGAATCCGCGTTCTTTACCGATTCTTTTATTGGAGTTAGCGATTCCAACGGGGAAACTTCTTCAAGATCTTGGAGTCGGTTTAGTGAGAATCGCGTTGGAATGCGAGAAGAAACCGAGcgagaaaaccaaaatcattgACGAACCGATTTGGGCGTTGTATTGTAACGGTAAGAAATCTGGTTATGGTGTGAAGAGACAACCAACGGAAGAGGATCTTGTGGTGATGCAGATGCTTCATGCTGTGTCGATGGGAGCTGGTGTTTTACCGGTGAGCAGTGGCGCGATCACGGAGCAaagcggcggaggaggaggaggacaACAAGAAGGAGATTTGACGTATATGAGAGCACATTTCGAGAGAGTGATTGGGTCAAGAGACTCCGAGACGTATTACATGATGAATCCTGATGGGAACAGTGGACCTGAGCTTAGTATCTTTTTCGTGAGGGTTTAA
- a CDS encoding uncharacterized protein (unknown protein; FUNCTIONS IN: molecular_function unknown; INVOLVED IN: response to karrikin; LOCATED IN: cellular_component unknown; EXPRESSED IN: 21 plant structures; EXPRESSED DURING: 11 growth stages; BEST Arabidopsis thaliana protein match is: unknown protein (TAIR:AT3G12320.1).): MDRYSRRNLEDLVVPNYQETSDSYPSPDMWGTGWSMNSSEAAEKCFDYDVIHNGFSGGLYSQMEMDMGTSEQVEEETKKLKASGCFDRSLHDFDEIQHMDDMFFSILEDVPGNENFLSFKESDNNNSSSSSYLDTTDGREVPLFHYNWETCQDMPLMEEDAPMNLCEENKEEASAEEVVLQDLQRATEMLTDDTRKCFRDTFYRLAKNSQQKSDSNSDEFLEDRTSSNDSSPSMTFLSVGKLNLKPNSIDRAVANLTFNKMESNMRNMPPPKRLSSVQG, from the exons ATGGATCGTTATTCGAGGAGGAATTTAGAGGATCTTGTTGTGCCTAACTATCAAGAGACATCAGATTCGTACCCTTCTCCTGATATGTGGGGTACTGGATGGAGCATGAACTCTTCAGAAGCTGCtgagaaatgttttgattatgATGTGATTCACAATGGTTTCAGTGGAGGATTATACAGTCAGATGGAGATGGATATGGGAACTAGTGaacaagtagaagaagaaactaagaaGTTAAAGGCTAGTGGTTGTTTTGACCGTTCGCttcatgattttgatgaaatccAACACATGGATGACATGTTCTT TTCCATTTTGGAGGATGTTCCAGGGAATGagaattttctttctttcaaggAGTCGGATAATAACAACAGCTCCAGTTCCTCCTATCTCGACACAACTGATGGCAGGGAAGTCCCTTTGTTCCATTACAACTGGGAAACTTGTCAAGATATGCCACTTATG GAGGAGGATGCACCTATGAATCTGTGTGAGGAGAACAAGGAGGAGGCATCTGCTGAAGAAGTTGTGTTGCAGGATCTACAAAGGGCTACAGAAATG tTGACTGATGATACCCGCAAGTGCTTCCGCGATACCTTTTACCGGCTTGCAAAGAACTCACAACAGAAGTCAGACTCCAACTCGGATGAGTTCCTTGAGGATAGAACCAG TTCTAATGACTCATCACCATCTATGACGTTTTTGTCAGTAGGGAAACTGAATTTGAAACCAAACTCAATCGACAGAGCCGTGGCCAATCTCACATTCAACAAGATGGAATCCAACATGAGAAATATGCCTCCACCGAAGAGACTTTCTTCTGTTCAAGGATAA